The nucleotide window GATGGTTCAGTGCAGCAAAAGTTtgcattgtttatttcaatCTATAAACAACATCATGAAAACAGTACTTTGGGTGTGTCACTGATGGTTCTAATTACACTTCTGGGACATAGTACACCTACTGTAAACTTTTTAAACTGCGGACTTGAGAGACCATGAGAGAAGCTCCCAGTTGTATGGTTTTAAGGGCGTACAGGGTGGGTTAAATATGTTGTGTGCTTGGCCTGGCTCTTGCTGTCTATCAGAAGCAGCTGGTTATTCTTGTGGTGAGAGATCATCTCATCGAGGGCGCCAAAAATCTgattgagaaagagagataaaggAGAATAAAGTGATTGAACGAAAAGCCTAAAGTTCCAGAATCctgctttcttcttctctctcgctctctctctctctctcNNNNNNNNNNtctctctctctctctctccctctctcacagaGACTGCTTTTAGTTTTGGTACTAGCTGCAGGAAACAAAATGCAAAGAAGTGGCAGTTGTTGAATTTTATTGTGGGTCAGGCCACAATATCGATTTATAAAAAGccggaaaaaaaaactaatagaaAGTGTGTCCGGACCAGAGCtgacaaaaatgtatgtgtgtctggAAAAAGACAGTGGGAAAGTGGACATCAGATTACACTCTCTAATGAAGGACATGCAGGAGTTTTTAAACCAGTGGTGCTTCACCACGGCTGTGTGTTTAGTGCAGGAGGAAGATCTCatgttttattctgtgttttttgtgttttcagtttgcTCCGCTCTCTTAAATTTAATTTGCTCTCACCTCTTCGTtcttctttccctcttttccgAGGGCGTAACCTTGTGGCTCTCCCAGGAAGCGGATGGGAATGTTGTACACCTTCTGCTGGAAGAGCACAGCGAGGGTGTAGGGCTGCCGGGAACTCTGGGCTGAGCTGTGACGGATGAGGAAGGCCCCGTCctacaaagaagaaaaatagaagaaaaactgaaaaagaatgACACAAAGAATATGGAATAAAAAGGGATAGAGAAGAAACTTTTTGGGAAGCTGTGTTAGGACGATTAGTACTACAAGAGAGCAGGGAAGTAATACGAGGgatgtaaatgaataaaaatgaggGATGGATTAAGAATGAAGGGGATggttaatgtttaaaaatacatgGAAGCCCTGAAGGTGTCTTACTCAGGTTTGGCtgtcagcaaaaatatgcacatAAACACTCAGCAAATTTCCCCATCGTCTGTGCAACACCCTTGCTTCAAGCCCTTGAGTTTGCTCAGGTAAgaacatataataaaaataaatggttGTGGTTAAAACGACTCTCCAGACTGACAGATTATTAATGAAACATAACATTGTTAAGTTTACCTTGTTGACCCTCAATAAGAGATCCTCAGCTGTCTTCCTGTTGCAATTTTCAGCAAACCATTCTTTGTCCTGTAACGTGACATGAATATATTAACCAAATTAAACCTGTCCTCAAATTTGTGTTAGATTTTCTGTGTGCAGATTAATAACATACCTCATTCCCAGATTGTTTGGTTGCCCTCATATCACCAGGGATGGCTTTCAAGAgatagaaaaaatgtaatgtgttttcCCATGATTGGGAAATCCGTACTTGGCAACAATCAGAGGGTTAATACGTATGGTTAAAAAGAAGTAAAGCAGGATCCATGCAATGTTTGGATTACTAAGCAGACCCCAAATGATCACAGTCATCTCTAggataaaaaaatgtgaacttACCCACAGGCTTTGTGTCCGCCATAGCAGCATTCAGAAGGCTTGAATAAAGACAAGAAGGCTAATGTTATACTTTGAATTTAATTCTGATGTATGACTGTACTTGCAGATGGGGATCAACTGCAAAAAACATGCTGAAAATCAATATGAATCATTGCAGTTTTAACCCTTTCATCTGCTGTTTCAACAAATCTCTTTGTACCCTTCACTTCTTACCTGGCTTTGGCTTCCTTCAGGTTTACTGGCAGACGAGGCTTATAACCGGGAGTTGGTGGAGGGAGTTTGGTAGGAAATGTGCCACGTCTTGCTTCAACTGaaggagctaaaaaaaaaagaaatgtatactTTCCATTATCACGatcaaaatgatttattttggaTTTAGTTTGTGCTGATGCATGATTTTTGTATGAGTTTTTCAAAAGTAGAGAAGATGGGGTCTTTACCCGTTGTCAACTCATTAAAGGAAGGCAAAAGTGAATTCTGAAAGGAGGCAAATAAAAAGTTACTGCTGTGTCATACTGAAGAGTTTAATTTCCCATGTAGGAAATGGAAACTTCCACTTCTAAATCAGCCTCTATCTTGACAGTCTTACTTTTAAATTAGGACCGAGCTTAGCATAAGAACATTATAAGACTAAACACTGAGATTAATGGACACACTCACAGACTGAGCTCTGGGAACCGGAGGCTTCATCCTGCAGATAGAGAGTATGTTAATTTTCATTGCGTGTTTAGTACCAGATATTTACTGTGTAATGCTAACTGTATATCTGCGACATTTGCATTTTCCTGCAAAACACAGTAGCATCACTGTCTGATGTGGTATTGCGTAAGAAGCTATGCAGACAGATTATATCACTGGTTAGTGAGAAGCAAATTGCTCTGGTTATGCAGGAGGTAGAAAGCTGCTTTGGGTTAAAGTGCACTCACATAGGTATGGAAGAAGGTACAAATGCTGTCTTAGGAGATGGAGGCATCCTCATCAGCCCACTAGTGGCAGGAGCACAAGCTGAGGAGCAGAAGGAAAGGAAAATTGAATTTGTGTTCAACTTTTCATTACCAGGAAAAGAAATTTACTGTCTGATGATCACTCACAGACCAAACTGTTCATCCAAATTTAAAGTACAGAGCTAATTACCAGCTGTTGGTTCTAAATACAGCTCATCATTGTCTTCCtgaaacacaaaatgacaaatattgttgcagttgaatttcaattcaattttatttacatagcgccaaatcacaacaacagttatctcactacgcttttcataaaagagcaggtctagaccatactctgtgacgttatttacagaaacccaacaattcccaccaagagcaagccctaggtgacagaggcaaggaaaaacttcctttataGCAAGATAATACATATTTATCCATACACATGGAGGAATGTGCCAACATTTTGGGGGTGAGCATCGAAGCCCAGTAATGAGGCATAACATTTCACTGTTCATGCTTTGTAATGACTGGCTAATTCAGAGCTGCTGTATGTGGCTGGTAACATCCAATCATATACATGTGTACACTATGGCCATTATTACCTGTTATACTCATTATTCTCTCATACCAAGGCTCTTTGCTCCTTATGTATTAAGCTTATAGTATTTTTgatttatcttatcttatcttatcttacatGTTCTTCATTTGGATCCAGATACACATCTGAAATGCAGAAAGAAAATACAGGTAatgatttgtgttgttgtgttatcATACAAGCCTTTAGTGGTGGTGAACGGCCCAAAAAAGACtgaatacagtatttaaaagaGTCAACAACACATACTGTCAAACACAGGAGACCAGAGAATGTGTCATTCATTCTGTGCTGTAGTACATTGGTGGGGCAGAAGATAAAGAAGTAAAAGATGAATCAGACCTGGAGGTGCTGTGTAaccaggattttaaattgtctttCAATGATGTTGTAAATTTTTCCAGATNNNNNNNNNNTGTCATTAGATTTAACTGTCATGTATACATCATTTTTTCATATTCCGTTTTGGAACATTGCCTTCTTGGCTTTGGTTAGTAAGATTACGATTAAGGAACATTTTCAGGTATTTAGAAATGTGTAATAGAGAGATTTTTCTGAGCAGTGCAACAGTGGAACACAGAGGACTATTCAAGCAGAGAATCTTACATAGTTTTCTCATGAAACTTTGACCTGAAGTTTTAGACAATCGGTCAACGTCAATCGGTGTGGAAATAATCTTCTATTGATGTGCAACAATGTGACTATTTTGGCAACATTATCGGTGCAAAGTGATGATTGCTTTGGTGTTCTTGCAGATTAAGTTGAGTCTGAGGCTTAAGATGCAGCTCAGTGGCACAACAATAGGTGGCAGTCTCTTCCATGTTTCAGTAACAGCTGCAGTCTCTGCTCATTCTGTTCAGTTCAGTTCTGCTTGTATTTATTCATTCCAAACAAACCACTGTTGCTGCTGGAAACATTACACACAATTCTTGTTTGTGCGCTGTTAGGATTTTTGTCTGGAGTGATCTATGAGATATCAGGTGTACAGCAGCTACAGCAAATGCAAAAGCTTTCACTGGGTGGGATTGTGCTTATCAAGGGATTGTATTTCTGTGGAAGCACACaactaataaaacaaatatgaatTTAAGTATATGAAGTTGTCATATTACCTCATTAATATATTAACCTTCCTCTCAGTGAACAGtcattttcaggctgttgaatTTATTCTATGAAAGGCTTATTTGGGTTGGTAGAAGTGATCACTGCACCTTCTTCAGCGTTTGATGCAGGGCATGGAGAAGGAGCAGGGCATGGAGCAGGAGCAGGGCATGGAGCAGGAGCAGAGCGGACCGGTGGAGGAGGCAGCATTTTCTTTCTCCCAGGCTTCTCATTTCTGTCTATCTCAGGTGCTGAATACATGGGTTAACAAAATGAAGAGAGGTGAGGTTATACAATGAATCAACAAGATCAACAAATGCactgttgtgtgtgcatgcaaattAATACAGATGAATGACTCACGTTTCTTGGTTTTGGGATCATAGAGGAAATCCTCTGCATGTTGTAGAGGTTTCTGGATGACAGAttgtttaataaaagaaatgcatcatatttaaacacatttgaaatgtattggcggatgcagagacacacagaaacagactttGAGTACAGTGAGCAGCTGTTACCGAGGGTTTGCCTGGTCTGGGTGGAGGTGCAACCTGTCTCTGCTCAATAGCAGGATTGGGAATCCTCTCTGCAAAAAGTAGCATCAAGCAAAAGAATTGTCAATAGTTTGCTGAACAGGAACTGTTTATACCCTAACCCTGTTGGCAGTAATGACTCAGTGCTGTGCCGTTACCTAGATAAAcgttctcctcctcttctctcggAGGGACTTTCACAGCCGGACGCTCACAAGGAGGCGCTTCATACGTGTCAACGTCATCGTCATCCtgagaaaataagaaaatgtattacTATTTTAAAGGTGTATTTTCACAAATAGTCATCATCACATTAATACTCAGATATTAGTACAATAGTATCAGgtaataaaaccaaaaaactaTGCAGGAAATCTCCTGCAGTTATATATGCTGTAAGCAACACAGCTCTGATTGAGTGAAAGGCCaatagaaaaaacattttataattaatttaGATATAGAAGTCTGTATTAGAGAGGGGGGTCGACTAGCAGCAATATAACATTCCCTACAATAAGAAGCAACAGGGCTTATGGAAATGTGGTGATATAACAAGAATAAGATGAAGATATAGATGATTAAAATTCCACATGTAGCACCTTTAATAATAGCACAAATTCAGTGTTGTTCAAGTGTTGTCTTTCTACTTACAAACTCATCCTGTGGCCACAGAAACGTCGCATTGTCATCTGTTGGGAAAAGACATTGATCGATAATAAAAGTCCATAATCTGGTGAGGAAACAAAGAAAGGAGGAATCaaaacattttcctttctaTTTGTCATTGAGGTTAAATCTCACCTGTCCTTCTGGGTGGAGCTGGAGGTCCACTGTGTCTGACAAGAAAAGAAGAGGTAAGATGCTGGAGTACCATTTTATTTCGTGTATAGTAATTTAACAGCAACATTAATGAGGTTTTGGTAAAGGACAGAATACTTACAGTTTCTTCAGTTTTCCAAGGAAGCTCTGAAAAATAGAACCCTCAGATAAGTATTTAGAGCATGCCTGTATTCATTTACTGGTAGTTATTTATCAGCTTCCTTGTCAGGCCCGAGTCAGTGGCTGCTTTTTGTGGAAGGTCACCAAGTATTGATTACCTGTACTTTTCTTCACTTTACTGCAATTTTAGGCTACTCTATGCTTCTccactacatttttttaaaaatacagttaCTGGTTACTTAGTAGATTCAGAGTAATACATGCAATGTAACGTATAACAGAAATGATTGTTAAGATAAGTTAAGCTAAGATGGGAATTCATTGACAAACGGGTAGTTTGTCAATAAATTCCCAGTATATAAAGTGAATAAAATTAGCTCCACTTTTACCAGCTGCAAGGTTGAAGTAACGCACACATTAATATATCAATAATTATCATCTAATAATATGACATACATTACTCTGAAATGGGCCATTTTGCACAAAGAGCACTTTTATTGTTGGCAATTACCTACATTTTGATGGTACTATATCTAACATAATGCATGTACATGATAAGGAATGCATgatttttacttgtaacagagcaTTTATacactttgttacttttacacAGGTGAAATATCAAAGATACTATCTATTTGGTTGTAGATTTTCAGTATTCGCACTGTAACGGTATTTAGTTCTTGTAAATATTATCATCATGAGTtgtatcttttgtttttggctAAGCCGCCGCACCCCACAGCAATCAGTGTTGTTTTGAAGCACAGCTACATCCCTATTATTGGATCAAACACAGAAAAGCTCATCTGCGGGGTTTTAACTGAGGTTGGCAAGGGGGGACGATAATAAACGCACACGGCATGTCAAgtgaaaacaggaagtggagCGACAGTATCTGTTTTCCCACAGTGCCAGGCAGCAATAGGGGAAGAGTTGATGTAAAGTAAGTCATCATAGGCGGACAGAGAAGAAGGGAGGGACTCCAGAGTTTCTATTACTCACACATTGGCATACAAAATATCAAATTGTCACAGTTGCTTTACTGCTGATAAATGAGGAGCAGGTGAGAGATGACAAAAAAGGACGAAGGGATGTATTAGTGTTCTgctacagtatttacagtatgtcctCCCACCATTTCTAAAAAATCTGCATTTTAAGGCCGGGTCAAGTTGCAGTGACaacgttcttctttgttttcagccTGTTACTTCCCTCTGATGAACCCCCCGCAAATCTCAGTGAAATGTGTTATCACCACCCAGGAGGCCAAcagaaggaaaaaggaaaaagtcatGCAACCATGAAGTGAAAGCTGATGCAAACAAGGACAAGACACACTGACATTCATTCAAATGTGTTACTACTCAGACAATAGTAATAGTGTAGCTGTGTTGTCACTAGCAGTTTTATTAGAAAACAAATAACCAGCTAAAGTAGCTACtataattttaagtttttacacTTGAGAAGAAAgagatattaaaatgtaatgagtatttttttccatttttagttGAGCTGACCAAATTATATTGACAGATTTTCAACActgtcttctcttttcttttccacatTAGTTTAAGTGTACTCACAAATCACAGACTGTACCTCCATTTTTTTCACGTTTGTTTTCAACATGTGAACCCACAGGGAACTCCTCCAACCACAAAACATTTTATCTGCATAAACTGTTGACAACAGCTAACTTATATTAAACCAGGAAGAAGGCTCACATGAGACTGTATTATTTGTTTTACCCCTCCAGGAATACTTCTGTAGTTAGATATTTACTATATACAATGATATCTGTGTTACCAAATTGGCTAGAGAGTGAATACGATAAGGATAAGACGTGTTTGCACTGTGAAAGAAAAtaggtttgtttttctgtgacaTCAAGAAAATTTGGGAACATTTGCACCAGACAAAATACTAAAACTATTCAAAAAGATCCCCACCAAAATTAAACGTTGAAATAAACAAACTCCTTTCAAAAGTAGACACAGAGTTTCAGACAGTCTTTTTTGTTATTAGATAAATACATTTAGTCCTGCCTGAAAATTTGCAGACTGAACTCC belongs to Etheostoma spectabile isolate EspeVRDwgs_2016 chromosome 5, UIUC_Espe_1.0, whole genome shotgun sequence and includes:
- the si:dkeyp-117b11.1 gene encoding B-cell linker protein isoform X2, coding for MQMRSVRAALHILSLSLTFDLQHHLHPKTETKTFPHDLSCDTQPQIIAMSFLGKLKKLHSGPPAPPRRTDDNATFLWPQDEFDDDDVDTYEAPPCERPAVKVPPREEEENVYLERIPNPAIEQRQVAPPPRPGKPSKPLQHAEDFLYDPKTKKPPEIDRNEKPGRKKMLPPPPVRSAPAPCPASNAEEDVYLDPNEEHEDNDELYLEPTAACAPATSGLMRMPPSPKTAFVPSSIPMMKPPVPRAQSNSLLPSFNELTTAPSVEARRGTFPTKLPPPTPGYKPRLPVNLKEAKASLLNAAMADTKPVAIPGDMRATKQSGNEDKEWFAENCNRKTAEDLLLRVNKDGAFLIRHSSAQSSRQPYTLAVLFQQKVYNIPIRFLGEPQGYALGKEGKKNEEIFGALDEMISHHKNNQLLLIDSKSQAKHTTYLTHPVRP
- the si:dkeyp-117b11.1 gene encoding B-cell linker protein isoform X1 → MQMRSVRAALHILSLSLTFDLQHHLHPKTETKTFPHDLSCDTQPQIIAMSFLGKLKKLHSGPPAPPRRTDDNATFLWPQDEFDDDDVDTYEAPPCERPAVKVPPREEEENVYLERIPNPAIEQRQVAPPPRPGKPSKPLQHAEDFLYDPKTKKPPEIDRNEKPGRKKMLPPPPVRSAPAPCPAPAPCPAPSPCPASNAEEDVYLDPNEEHEDNDELYLEPTAACAPATSGLMRMPPSPKTAFVPSSIPMMKPPVPRAQSNSLLPSFNELTTAPSVEARRGTFPTKLPPPTPGYKPRLPVNLKEAKASLLNAAMADTKPVAIPGDMRATKQSGNEDKEWFAENCNRKTAEDLLLRVNKDGAFLIRHSSAQSSRQPYTLAVLFQQKVYNIPIRFLGEPQGYALGKEGKKNEEIFGALDEMISHHKNNQLLLIDSKSQAKHTTYLTHPVRP